In Deltaproteobacteria bacterium, the DNA window GCGTTGGTGTTGGCGTGCACCACTTCGGGCATGATGGAGGCGTCGGCCACCCACAGGTTGTCCAGCCCGTGGACGCGCAGGCGCTGGTCCACCACCGCGCCGGGATCGTCCGCTGGCCCCATTTTGCACGTGCCGGAGGCATGGTGGTAGCTGTCGTAGGTGGAGCGGGCGAAGGTCGCCCAGTCCTCGCCGGGCGCCGGGTTGCGTACCTCTCCGTAGAACTCGCGCATCGGCGAGGTCCGGGCCAGGTCCCGGAGGAACTCCATGGCCGCCACCATCTTTTCCACGTCCCTCGGGTCTTCCAGCAGTCCTGTCTCCACGACGGGGAAATCCCTGGCATCCAGGCTGGGGAGGCGGATCCGTCCCGACGCCTCCTGCTCGAGCAGTTGAACGGACAAGGGCAGCAGGGTGCCCACGCCCTCGATCCTGGTGGGCGGCCGCAGCGAAGCGCTGAAGTCGCCGTGATCGATGCTGGGGGAAGTCCGCGCCAGGAGACGAAGCCGCGACAGGGTCCACGCCACCTCGAAGTCCTTGGCGGCCGCGAAGGTCACGTGGACGACGGCGTGGTCCTGGAAGTTCCCTCCGACGCCCTCCATACCGTGCGTCACCTCGATGCCCATCCGTTCCAGCTCCGCGGCCGGGCCGATGCCCGACAGCATGAGGACCTGGGGGGTGCGGTACGCGCCCGCGGCCAGGACCACCTGGTCTGCGGTGTCCGTGTGCAAGCGGCCGTCCTTTTCGTAGCGCACGCCGTCCACGCGGCTGCCCGACAGGGTCAGTCCCAGCACCGGCGCCTCGGCCTTGACGGTGAGGTTCGGACGGCCTCGCGCCGGTTCCAGATGGCTCACCACCGCGGACTGGCGGATGCCGTCCTTGATGTTGGAGACCCCCGGTCCCACGCCCACGGGGTCGGGGATGTTGGTGTCGGGGAGGCGAGGCAGGCCCATTTCGACGGCGCCGTCGATACAGGCCCGGACCACCGGCGACAGGTTCGAATCCAGGCTGAAGGGACGCTTGACGTAGACCGGTCCGGCGTGGCCGTGGTCCGGGTCGTCCGGGAAGTCCTGGTCCGCCTCGATGCGCTTCAGGACCTCGTGGACCGTTTCCCAGGACCAGTCGGGATTCCCCGCCGCCACCCACCGGTCCATGTCGTGGCGGGTCGGCCACACCCAGGCCATGGCGTTGACCGACGAGCCCCCGCCCATGATCTTTCCCGCCAGGGAGCGGAACGGGCTGCCGTCGACGGGCCGCACGACCGGGACCATGTCGACGTAAGGGGTCTCAAGCCAGACCCGGTCGCGGGCGCTGGCCAGGCGGATGGTTTCCGGGATCGGTTGCGGGTCGGGCGCGGCTTCCAGCAGCAGAACCTTGCGGCGCGGGTCTTCGCTGAGCCGGGCGGCGGCGACGCAGCCGCCCGAGCCGCCGCCGATGATGATGACGTCGTAGCGCTCGGACATGAGGTTTCCTTACGCGGATGGGCATTCAATGGTCAATCCGCGCGAGAACGGGTAGAGGCACTACCACTATACGGGTAAAGGCCGCCCCTATGACGCGGCCGGCGTAGCGGCGCGGGCGAGGGCGCCCGCGTCCTCCAGCTCCGCCACCTTCCGGCAGGCGCGAATCAACTCTCCGGTTGAAGCCTCCCCCAGCATCGGATCGGCGAGCGCGTGGACCTTCGCGTCCATGTCCTCGTCGGACAGCGGGCACTCCAGGCTTCCCGAGGCCTGCTCCACCACCTCCTCGACGGTACGGCCGTCCTTCAGCCGTATGGTGATCACAGCGCCGGCTTCCCGGATATTCCCGTCCACCACCGCGGAGACCCGGTCGCGCACGTCCATGACCCGGGGGTCTCGCACGACCTCGTCGGTGAACTCGGCGACGCCGACCCGCCCGAGGACGAGGGCCGCCCCCACCGCGTGGTACACGCTGAACTTGCCCTGGAGACCGGTTTGCGGCGTCTTGTTGCCGGTGAGCTCCAGCACCAGCGGATGCACCCGCAGCTCCACGGACTCGATGTCATCGCCGGTGAGTCCGTGCCGTCGCTTCAGGCTGATGCAGCCGTCGAGGCTGGGATGGATCACGACGCCGCAGGGGTAGGGCTTGTAGGTGTTGAGCAGAATCTCGTAGCTTTCGCCGAGGCCGTCGCAGATGGCGGCGTAGTCCTGTTTCGCGGACAGCACCCGGGCGAACCCCCGGGGGGCCTCGAGGGCCTGCTCGGAGCCGGTCATCCCCTCGGCGGCCAGCAGGGCGGCGGCCAGGCCGTTCTGGGCCGCCCGTCCGATGAGGAAGGGCTTCAACATGGTGCCGAACATCTCCCGCAGCCCGGCGGCCTGGGTGGCGGCTCCGGCCAGGGCCCAGCACATGCGCTGGACGTCGAGTCCCAGAAGACGTCCGGCGGCGGCCGCAGCCCCGAACACCCCGGCGGTGCCGGTGATATGCCATCCTACGTCGTAGTGGTCCGGGTAGACGGCGTTGCCGATGCGGCACTCCACCTCGACCCCGAGGATCAGCGCGTGCAGGAAGTCGCGCCCGGAGACGGGGCGATGCTCGGCCAGCGGCACTAGCGCCGAGGCCACCGGACCCGCGGGATGAATGATGGTTTGCAGGTGGGTGTCGTCGAAGTCGAACACGTGGGAGCCGACGCCGTTGAGGAGCGCGGCGTGCAGCACGTCCACCCGCTCCGTGCGGCCCAGCACCGACGCCTGGGGCTGTCCCATGAAGGGACCTAGCGCCCGCAGCGTGATGTCCACGGATTCGTGCCGCGAACCTCCCACGGCGCATCCCATCCAGTTGAGCAGCGTGCGCGCGGCTTCGTCGCGCACGGCGTCCGGGACGGCTGCGATATCCGACCGGCAGACCCACTCCGCCAGTCGTTTGGTCACTTTGATGTCGGGTGTGCTCATTGGAAAGGCTTCCTCACGGGGCTTGCCGGCGCCAAGTGCCGGTGGACGTTCTCTCGATGTTCGCGGCTCACGGCCCCGCGCCGCGCCGCGCCATCCTTGACAAGGTCCATCAAGGTCATCAATGTTGAGTGCACAAATGTACCGTGAATTGCTGGAGGTGAGAAATGAACTGTGTCGACGCTGACGGCCACGTGGAAGAGTGCCTGGAAACCTTTGACGACAAGTACCTGGACCCCAAGTTCCGCGGCCAGCGGCCCCGGGTGGTGGGCGTGGACGGCATGGCCTACTGGATGATCGACGAGCAGCTCTTCCCGCGCCGGGTAGGCCGGGGCTGCAACAACCTCGGAACGCCCCTGACCATCAACGGTGAGCTTGCGAAACACTCGGTGGGCAAGGTGGACAGCGTCGGCAGCCAGGAGCTCACCAACATCCCCGAGCGGCTGGCGATCATGGACGAGGAAGAGATCGCCGTGCAGGTGGTCTACACGACGCTTTTTCTCGCCTATCCGCTTACCGACAACGTTCCCCTGGCCACGGCTCTGTGCGACTCCTACAACCGTTGGCTGGGTGACCGGCTGGGCGGCAACGACCGTCTCAAGTGGGCCGCGGTGGTGAACCTCGACGACGTGGACGGCGCCGTGCGCTCGGTGAACGAGGCCGCCGAGCTGGGAGCCGTGTCCGTCATGGTGCTGGGAACCGCCGGAGACCGGCTGCTGGACGACGACGCGCTGCTGCCCTTCTACGAAGCGGTGGAGGGAAACAACCTCGCGCTGGGCGTGCACGTGGGCTGGTCCTGCCCGTCGGTGAACAACCTCTACTCGCACATCTACCCGTCCGGTGTCATCGCGTTCCACATGCCGGTGCTGATGGCGTGCACCTCGCTCATCGCCGGCGGCGTCCTCGACCGGCATCCGGACATGCGGGTGGTGTTCCTCGAGGCCGGGTGCATGTGGGTGCCCTTTATGCTCGACCGCCTCAAGCACCGCTACGAGAACCAGGGAGAGCTGCTGCTCAAGTTCCTCCCCGAGTGCGTCCCCAACCAGGCGCTGCCGGCCATGGACTACGTCGAGAAGGGGAACCTCTTCTTCAGCACCGAGATAGAGGACTCGCTGCTGCCGCAGGTGATGGACCTGGTGGGGCAGGAGCAGATCGTCATGGGGACGGACATGCCGCACGGTGACCGCGAGCGCTTCGCCGCGCGCATCCTGCGGGAGCGCGCCGACATCTCCGACGCCGCCAAGGACGCCATCCTGGACGCCAACCCCAGGCGGCTCTACGGACTGTAGGCCTTCAACGACGGACCGCCTGCTTCGCGCCAGGAACGGAGCAGGCGGTCTTGCAGCGACTCCCGGGAGACCCGCATGGCACTGAAAGCCTCCATGGGCGCCACATACGGCTGGCGCGCCCGCATCGGTTTCGTAACTCCAAGTCCCGGCCACGAGAACAACGGCTACGAGTTCTACCTGATGGCCCCCGACGGGGTCACCATCGTGATGACGTCGCTCCACGTCACCCAGCTCACCCAACAGCAGTACGACGACGCGGTGAGCCGCATGGACGCGGCGGTGAAGGAGCTGGAGGACCGGCGGGTGGATTCGATCATCCAGGCCGGGGTGCCGCTGGTGGTGACCCGGGGATGGGGCTTCGAGGAGAAGCTCCTGGCCGAGGTGGCGGGCCACACCGCCATTCCCTTTGCCACGGACATCGGCGCCTGCATCCGCGCCATGCGGGCCCTGGGCATGAAGCGCGTGGTGATGCTCACGCCCTTCGACGAGGTCATGCACGGGCTGCTCGCCGAGTACGTGGGGCACGCGGGCATCGCAGTGGTGGCCACCCGCTCCCTGTGGCCCTCCGACGAGGCCGCCATGTCGCGGCGCTACGGCGTCTCCACCATGCCGCTGGCGGAGGTCTACCGCGCCGCCAAGGAGCTTTATCTCTCCACTCCCAACGCCGACGGCATCTGGATCACCGGCGCCCTCATGCCCAGCGTCGCCATCATCGACAGCCTCGAGCAGGACCTCGGCGCCCCCGTGGTCAGCAGCATGCAGGCGATGATGTGGGCCGGCCTCGGTCTGGCTCGAGTCAAGGCCGAGGTCGCCGGCTACGGGCGACTGTTCGACCACGCGTACGCGCCGAAGGTTTGAAAACTAGGACGTATTGAGGCAACACCCGACCAGGAGCTGCTCGCACTATGCGTGAGCAGCCACTCCGCCGAAAAAGGTGCAGGGGAACTTGTGGGGCAGCCTTCGCCCGTAGCCCATCCATAAAAAGGAAACATGCGGAGCGGAGGTTCCCCCGATGGAGCCTTCGGTCAGACGCCTGGAACCTCCGACGAAACGCGATCAGATCACCAGCGCAACATCGAACGCTGCTAGTCCGTTATACGTGAAACCAATACGGTAGTCCACGGGAGTTCCCCCGTGAAAGTTGATTCCAGATGTCTCTCTTCGTCTTATTCCTGTGCAAAAAAGCCCACTCTTTACCTTCTAGTTGTGAAACTAGTGCATATGTCGCTTCTAGCCGCTCTACTCGACCGCTGAACCGTGTTGGCGATCCCTCATCCGTGTTGAGTACGCCGCGAATTTTGTGTCTAACTTCCGGAGATACCGGTGCGGTCCGAAGCCCCCGGAAAACCTTCATGGCTTCTTCCGTCTTTCCGTTCACGTAGAGTTGCCTTGCATACCAAAACTGGGTCGAATAATTTGCGTCGCCGTCCGTAAAGGCACGGCGCCAATGGTATTCCGCCTTCATACCCTCGGCCGGAAAGTGCTCTGTAATGAGTCGCGCTAATGCCGCATTAGTTCCCTTATCACCCGGGCGGTTTTCCAAACAGGTCTCCAGGGTCGACCGTGCAGCCGGTAGGTCATCCGAGAGCGTATATAATCGCGCCAAACCTTTTGCGATAAACGGACTAGCAGGATTCCCGCGGAACGCGCGGGCGAGTGACTCCATAGCCCTAACGTCGTCCTTAACCAGTCGGGCGAGTCGGGCTTCGGCGTCAAGCAAGTACTGGTCGTCAGGAAACCGCTGCAGGCCCGCTTCAAGTTCCTTTTCTAGAGCCCTAATAGAGGTGTCTATGCGGTCATCGCTGTCGGCGTCGCTCCTAAGTAGTTGTTGTAGTTCATCCAATCCCAACTTACACAAGGTATGGAACCCGTAGGACGAATCGGCATCCGCGGAGGTTAGACTCCGAGCGAGTTGTTTAGCCGAAGTGATGTGTCGTCCGTGTTCTATAGGATTATTTGAGCGTTTGGATCTCTCGAGTTCAAGCTCGGCGAGCGTATGCGTAATACTCTTATCATAAGGCGCCAGGCGTTCCGCCACGATGAGTAGGTCGTACGCAGCCGACAGATTAGGGTTTTCCCGTCTCATCTCAAAGATAGCATATTGCTGGTAGACGTAAGCGTCGTCCACAGAAATTTGTTGCGCCTTTCTGAATAGGGTTCGTATGAGTTTGGGGTCGTGGAATAACTGAAGCAACTCGCGCGCCCGGATAAGGCGACGGAACGCAATACGGTCGACGCTGTAGCCCACATCGATTGCATCGAGTAGACGCATATACAGATCGAATCTTTCATCAGGGGAGGTGAGGGCTCTTTCGAACACGGTCTCGGCGATCCACGGGTGTCGGGCTTGGTATGCCATGTCGCGTCCAGCGACGTAATCCAGTGTCTGAACGATTGACTCTAAGGGAAGAAAAAAACGTTCTTGGAAGGTCGAAAAGGACACACCGTGCACGCGATTCACCAAGCCAGCTCGAACGAGTACATCGAGGCGGTTTAGGCTGCAGATCGTGAGGTAAATGTTACGCGCGGTTTCCGGTTCGACTGAACAGTATTCGTCGTATATTATTTCTTCAAAAGTCCTCCCCATCGTTGCTTCGTGCAGGGCTACCAATAGTTGCCGACCTGCTTTTTCGGCAAATGCTGCGACCCGCTGCGCTTCCGTAAGTTCCTCAAGCAGACCCAGGGCTTTGTTCTTTTCCAACTTGGCCAGAAGGTCGGTAATTTCTGGCAGGGAAAGGTATTTCAAGTCAAATGAGTCATTCAAAAGGTTCTTCAAGGGCCCACATTCTACGTTCCACTCGTTAGCGCGCTCGGTGCAGATCACTGTGAACCGCTGTGATTCGCGCCGCGCGCGCCGCAATAGGTATGTGAGATCAGGCACGTGATCAACGGGTCTGTCGAGAAACAAGAACAGACGATCGTTGATCAAGTCCGCAATTTCCGCCACGGCGTCATACGGCAACCGCGCGGTACCCGAATAGTATAGGCAGGTCTTCGAAAAGGTCACGGCTGCTTCCCAGGCAAGCCTTTTGAGAAAAGTCGTTTTTCCTGCGCCGGCGTGGCCCTTGATCAGATAAAAGTCGCAACCGGTCGGTCGATCGACTTCGTCGAGCAGGATACAATCGCTGAGAATTGAGTCTGTCAACCTGCGGGGCGCGTCCAAATTCTGTTGAATTGGTGACCAACCGAGGCTGGCGCCCTTGTAGAACACGTCGGGACGAACCAGGGGACATGGCATGTCTTCACGGACGAAAGTCAGGTCACCCTGGAGAAGGGCTAGTGTGGGTTCCGAAAAGCTTCGGTCCGATTTGACGATCCTGCCTTCGAGCGGGTGGGCGGTCCGAGGCGTCGATACCGCGCGCAAGGCGGGAACCAAAGAACTGTCGACGGCAGCAATGAAATCGGCGAACGAACACGGAAGGGCGGTGATCTTCTTTGTTTCCCAAAAACGTTGTTGGCGGTCACTGACATTGGGGACTACAATATAGTAACGAGGACGGTCGATCCCCTCCTCGGAGAGTTCAAGTAGGATCTGCCGAACGTCTGGGTCTGCCAAGCTATGACCAATAAAGACTACAGTATAGTTGGTGGCGTAATATTTGACGCGTTCAAATAAACTGTTTCGGTTCTTTCGGTGGATTACGTACTGATCGGTGGTGAGAATCAATGGGATGGATAGGTCGGCATGTCGGGATCTGCAGCCGTGCAGTTTGACGTACGGGAGAGAAGTAGGGGTTCGCAAGCTCGCATCGACTCGATCGGAATTTTTGTAGAAAGGGACTAACTCCTGGGCGGGCTGTTTGCAGTCCCGGTATGCGTGTTCGATAAGGAGGTCATAATTTGTGGTAGCAAGAGCAGCCCAACGAAACGTGGGAATCAAGCGATGGAAGGCTGCAGGTTGAAAATCGCGAAACGTGTCGTAGATGAAGGTTTGAACAGTGGTGAGGTCGGTT includes these proteins:
- a CDS encoding GMC family oxidoreductase; its protein translation is MSERYDVIIIGGGSGGCVAAARLSEDPRRKVLLLEAAPDPQPIPETIRLASARDRVWLETPYVDMVPVVRPVDGSPFRSLAGKIMGGGSSVNAMAWVWPTRHDMDRWVAAGNPDWSWETVHEVLKRIEADQDFPDDPDHGHAGPVYVKRPFSLDSNLSPVVRACIDGAVEMGLPRLPDTNIPDPVGVGPGVSNIKDGIRQSAVVSHLEPARGRPNLTVKAEAPVLGLTLSGSRVDGVRYEKDGRLHTDTADQVVLAAGAYRTPQVLMLSGIGPAAELERMGIEVTHGMEGVGGNFQDHAVVHVTFAAAKDFEVAWTLSRLRLLARTSPSIDHGDFSASLRPPTRIEGVGTLLPLSVQLLEQEASGRIRLPSLDARDFPVVETGLLEDPRDVEKMVAAMEFLRDLARTSPMREFYGEVRNPAPGEDWATFARSTYDSYHHASGTCKMGPADDPGAVVDQRLRVHGLDNLWVADASIMPEVVHANTNATVYVIAERLAEFLSSAA
- a CDS encoding MmgE/PrpD family protein, with amino-acid sequence MSTPDIKVTKRLAEWVCRSDIAAVPDAVRDEAARTLLNWMGCAVGGSRHESVDITLRALGPFMGQPQASVLGRTERVDVLHAALLNGVGSHVFDFDDTHLQTIIHPAGPVASALVPLAEHRPVSGRDFLHALILGVEVECRIGNAVYPDHYDVGWHITGTAGVFGAAAAAGRLLGLDVQRMCWALAGAATQAAGLREMFGTMLKPFLIGRAAQNGLAAALLAAEGMTGSEQALEAPRGFARVLSAKQDYAAICDGLGESYEILLNTYKPYPCGVVIHPSLDGCISLKRRHGLTGDDIESVELRVHPLVLELTGNKTPQTGLQGKFSVYHAVGAALVLGRVGVAEFTDEVVRDPRVMDVRDRVSAVVDGNIREAGAVITIRLKDGRTVEEVVEQASGSLECPLSDEDMDAKVHALADPMLGEASTGELIRACRKVAELEDAGALARAATPAAS
- a CDS encoding amidohydrolase family protein, with amino-acid sequence MNCVDADGHVEECLETFDDKYLDPKFRGQRPRVVGVDGMAYWMIDEQLFPRRVGRGCNNLGTPLTINGELAKHSVGKVDSVGSQELTNIPERLAIMDEEEIAVQVVYTTLFLAYPLTDNVPLATALCDSYNRWLGDRLGGNDRLKWAAVVNLDDVDGAVRSVNEAAELGAVSVMVLGTAGDRLLDDDALLPFYEAVEGNNLALGVHVGWSCPSVNNLYSHIYPSGVIAFHMPVLMACTSLIAGGVLDRHPDMRVVFLEAGCMWVPFMLDRLKHRYENQGELLLKFLPECVPNQALPAMDYVEKGNLFFSTEIEDSLLPQVMDLVGQEQIVMGTDMPHGDRERFAARILRERADISDAAKDAILDANPRRLYGL
- a CDS encoding aspartate/glutamate racemase family protein yields the protein MALKASMGATYGWRARIGFVTPSPGHENNGYEFYLMAPDGVTIVMTSLHVTQLTQQQYDDAVSRMDAAVKELEDRRVDSIIQAGVPLVVTRGWGFEEKLLAEVAGHTAIPFATDIGACIRAMRALGMKRVVMLTPFDEVMHGLLAEYVGHAGIAVVATRSLWPSDEAAMSRRYGVSTMPLAEVYRAAKELYLSTPNADGIWITGALMPSVAIIDSLEQDLGAPVVSSMQAMMWAGLGLARVKAEVAGYGRLFDHAYAPKV
- a CDS encoding SIR2 family protein encodes the protein MQLPPTLITQIRDGAVMLFLGAGASLGANTPEGRPLPTTNDLSVALADKFLGGEDADKPLGVIAELAISETDLTTVQTFIYDTFRDFQPAAFHRLIPTFRWAALATTNYDLLIEHAYRDCKQPAQELVPFYKNSDRVDASLRTPTSLPYVKLHGCRSRHADLSIPLILTTDQYVIHRKNRNSLFERVKYYATNYTVVFIGHSLADPDVRQILLELSEEGIDRPRYYIVVPNVSDRQQRFWETKKITALPCSFADFIAAVDSSLVPALRAVSTPRTAHPLEGRIVKSDRSFSEPTLALLQGDLTFVREDMPCPLVRPDVFYKGASLGWSPIQQNLDAPRRLTDSILSDCILLDEVDRPTGCDFYLIKGHAGAGKTTFLKRLAWEAAVTFSKTCLYYSGTARLPYDAVAEIADLINDRLFLFLDRPVDHVPDLTYLLRRARRESQRFTVICTERANEWNVECGPLKNLLNDSFDLKYLSLPEITDLLAKLEKNKALGLLEELTEAQRVAAFAEKAGRQLLVALHEATMGRTFEEIIYDEYCSVEPETARNIYLTICSLNRLDVLVRAGLVNRVHGVSFSTFQERFFLPLESIVQTLDYVAGRDMAYQARHPWIAETVFERALTSPDERFDLYMRLLDAIDVGYSVDRIAFRRLIRARELLQLFHDPKLIRTLFRKAQQISVDDAYVYQQYAIFEMRRENPNLSAAYDLLIVAERLAPYDKSITHTLAELELERSKRSNNPIEHGRHITSAKQLARSLTSADADSSYGFHTLCKLGLDELQQLLRSDADSDDRIDTSIRALEKELEAGLQRFPDDQYLLDAEARLARLVKDDVRAMESLARAFRGNPASPFIAKGLARLYTLSDDLPAARSTLETCLENRPGDKGTNAALARLITEHFPAEGMKAEYHWRRAFTDGDANYSTQFWYARQLYVNGKTEEAMKVFRGLRTAPVSPEVRHKIRGVLNTDEGSPTRFSGRVERLEATYALVSQLEGKEWAFLHRNKTKRDIWNQLSRGNSRGLPYWFHV